In the Scyliorhinus torazame isolate Kashiwa2021f chromosome 22, sScyTor2.1, whole genome shotgun sequence genome, one interval contains:
- the LOC140399129 gene encoding regulator of G-protein signaling 3-like isoform X7 has product MLHTMVDFSEKYLERAKDMKNRLGFLRRRNESGAGSNAAKLDKVIKTVKPSSEEALKWGESLDKLLLHKYGLAAFRAFLRTEFSEENLEFWLACEDYKKAKTQSKMTSKAKKIFGEYIAIQSCKEVNLDSYTREHTKENLQKVSRSCFDLAQKRIYGLMEKDSYPRFLRSDLYLDLINQKKQSASS; this is encoded by the exons ATGCTACACACAATGGTTGACTTTTCAGAAAAATATTTGGAAAG GGCCAAAGATATGAAAAACCGCTTGGGATTTCTACGACGGCGGAATGAATCCGGTGCAGGCAGCAATGCTGCAAAGCTCGATAAAGTCATTAAAACTGTGAA GCCCTCTTCAGAGGAAGCTCTAAAATGGGGAGAGTCTTTGGACAAGCTTCTTCTCCACAAAT ATGGTTTAGCAGCTTTCAGAGCTTTCTTACGCACTGAATTCAGTGAAGAGAACCTTGAGTTCTGGCTGGCGTGTGAGGATTACAAAAAAGCCAAGACGCAATCTAAAATGACTTCTAAGGCCAAGAAAATCTTTGGAGAGTACATTGCCATTCAATCCTGTAAAGAG GTAAATTTAGACTCCTATACAAGAGAACACACCAAGGAAAATCTTCAGAAAGTGTCACGGTCCTGCTTTGATCTTGCTCAGAAAAGGATATATGGTTTGATGGAAAAGGACTCTTATCCACGATTCCTGAGATCGGACCTGTACTTGGATTTGATAAATCAGAAGAAGCAGAGTGCATCATCTTAG
- the LOC140399129 gene encoding regulator of G-protein signaling 3-like isoform X6 codes for MPFFRDLSKPQPHEFHSEMLLSLLQRTRPGGGLHRRHTMKEAKDMKNRLGFLRRRNESGAGSNAAKLDKVIKTVKPSSEEALKWGESLDKLLLHKYGLAAFRAFLRTEFSEENLEFWLACEDYKKAKTQSKMTSKAKKIFGEYIAIQSCKEVNLDSYTREHTKENLQKVSRSCFDLAQKRIYGLMEKDSYPRFLRSDLYLDLINQKKQSASS; via the exons ATGCCATTTTTCAGAGATCTGTCAAAGCCACAACCACATGAGTTTCATTCAGAAATGCTTTTAAGTTTGCTTCAGCGTACAAGGCCTGGTGGGGGCTTGCATCGACGGCACACCATGAAAGA GGCCAAAGATATGAAAAACCGCTTGGGATTTCTACGACGGCGGAATGAATCCGGTGCAGGCAGCAATGCTGCAAAGCTCGATAAAGTCATTAAAACTGTGAA GCCCTCTTCAGAGGAAGCTCTAAAATGGGGAGAGTCTTTGGACAAGCTTCTTCTCCACAAAT ATGGTTTAGCAGCTTTCAGAGCTTTCTTACGCACTGAATTCAGTGAAGAGAACCTTGAGTTCTGGCTGGCGTGTGAGGATTACAAAAAAGCCAAGACGCAATCTAAAATGACTTCTAAGGCCAAGAAAATCTTTGGAGAGTACATTGCCATTCAATCCTGTAAAGAG GTAAATTTAGACTCCTATACAAGAGAACACACCAAGGAAAATCTTCAGAAAGTGTCACGGTCCTGCTTTGATCTTGCTCAGAAAAGGATATATGGTTTGATGGAAAAGGACTCTTATCCACGATTCCTGAGATCGGACCTGTACTTGGATTTGATAAATCAGAAGAAGCAGAGTGCATCATCTTAG
- the LOC140399129 gene encoding regulator of G-protein signaling 3-like isoform X8, producing the protein MKNRLGFLRRRNESGAGSNAAKLDKVIKTVKPSSEEALKWGESLDKLLLHKYGLAAFRAFLRTEFSEENLEFWLACEDYKKAKTQSKMTSKAKKIFGEYIAIQSCKEVNLDSYTREHTKENLQKVSRSCFDLAQKRIYGLMEKDSYPRFLRSDLYLDLINQKKQSASS; encoded by the exons ATGAAAAACCGCTTGGGATTTCTACGACGGCGGAATGAATCCGGTGCAGGCAGCAATGCTGCAAAGCTCGATAAAGTCATTAAAACTGTGAA GCCCTCTTCAGAGGAAGCTCTAAAATGGGGAGAGTCTTTGGACAAGCTTCTTCTCCACAAAT ATGGTTTAGCAGCTTTCAGAGCTTTCTTACGCACTGAATTCAGTGAAGAGAACCTTGAGTTCTGGCTGGCGTGTGAGGATTACAAAAAAGCCAAGACGCAATCTAAAATGACTTCTAAGGCCAAGAAAATCTTTGGAGAGTACATTGCCATTCAATCCTGTAAAGAG GTAAATTTAGACTCCTATACAAGAGAACACACCAAGGAAAATCTTCAGAAAGTGTCACGGTCCTGCTTTGATCTTGCTCAGAAAAGGATATATGGTTTGATGGAAAAGGACTCTTATCCACGATTCCTGAGATCGGACCTGTACTTGGATTTGATAAATCAGAAGAAGCAGAGTGCATCATCTTAG